In Thermobaculum terrenum ATCC BAA-798, one genomic interval encodes:
- a CDS encoding ABC transporter substrate-binding protein, with protein MEKPQHNPAAISRRQFLKWTALAGTASVLAACGANTGSTPTPSSQQAASSPGTSLPTPTVVSSQHLGSNAFDWQKYKGTSLKLLLNKHPYADALVADLQTFTDLTGIRVTYDIFPEDVYFDKVTTALSSRSSQYDALMTGAYQTWVYGPANWLVDLRQYIQDENLTNPDFDVQDFIPNILHSDSWSGKPGEAPGQGDAKQWALPFGFELNCLSYNKQVFAKHKLQVPRTLPEIIETAEYISKKEANMYGIGVRGSRSWATIHPGFLSAYTCYHARDFDDHLKAAMNSPQAVEMTKLWVQMIKKGGPPTWTQYTWYEVGNDLGAGKSAMIYDADILGYFQNRGTKAAGHIGWAPVAANPDDPKAYANVWIWSLAMSNFSNHKEATWYFLQWATGKAHLLKGAVEGDQVDPVRHSVANHPKVVAKLKQKYPGYLESFNQLIPNSKIYFTPQPLFFDVTTDWAATLQKMVTSGADVKASLDELAESINKKMADAGITQ; from the coding sequence ATGGAGAAACCACAGCATAACCCGGCAGCTATCTCTCGTCGACAGTTCCTTAAGTGGACCGCCCTGGCGGGCACGGCCAGCGTGCTGGCCGCCTGCGGCGCCAACACGGGCAGCACGCCCACGCCCAGCAGCCAGCAGGCGGCCTCCAGCCCCGGCACGAGCTTGCCCACGCCCACCGTGGTGAGCTCCCAGCACCTGGGGTCCAACGCGTTCGATTGGCAGAAGTACAAGGGCACATCCCTCAAGCTGTTGCTCAACAAGCATCCCTACGCGGACGCCCTGGTGGCCGACCTGCAGACCTTCACCGACCTGACGGGCATCCGCGTTACCTACGATATATTCCCGGAGGACGTCTACTTCGACAAGGTCACGACCGCCCTCTCCAGCCGCTCCAGCCAGTACGACGCGCTGATGACCGGTGCCTACCAGACCTGGGTGTACGGCCCGGCCAACTGGCTGGTGGACCTGCGCCAGTACATCCAGGACGAGAACCTCACCAACCCCGACTTCGACGTGCAGGACTTCATCCCCAACATCCTCCACAGCGACTCCTGGAGCGGCAAGCCGGGAGAGGCCCCGGGCCAGGGCGACGCCAAGCAGTGGGCCCTGCCCTTCGGCTTCGAGCTCAACTGCCTCTCCTACAACAAGCAGGTGTTCGCCAAGCACAAGCTGCAGGTGCCGCGCACCCTGCCGGAGATCATCGAGACGGCCGAGTACATCTCCAAGAAGGAGGCCAACATGTACGGCATCGGCGTGCGGGGCTCGCGCTCCTGGGCCACGATCCACCCTGGCTTCCTGTCGGCCTACACCTGCTACCACGCCCGTGACTTCGACGACCACCTCAAGGCGGCGATGAACAGCCCACAGGCCGTTGAGATGACGAAGCTGTGGGTGCAGATGATCAAGAAGGGAGGTCCCCCGACCTGGACCCAGTACACCTGGTACGAGGTGGGCAACGACCTGGGAGCCGGCAAGTCCGCCATGATCTACGACGCCGACATCCTGGGCTACTTCCAAAATAGGGGGACGAAGGCGGCCGGGCACATCGGCTGGGCGCCCGTGGCGGCCAACCCGGACGATCCCAAGGCCTACGCCAACGTCTGGATATGGTCCCTGGCCATGAGCAACTTCTCCAACCACAAGGAGGCCACCTGGTACTTCCTGCAGTGGGCCACCGGCAAGGCGCACCTGCTGAAGGGCGCCGTGGAGGGCGACCAGGTCGACCCGGTCAGGCACTCGGTGGCCAACCATCCCAAGGTGGTGGCCAAGCTGAAGCAGAAGTACCCCGGCTATCTGGAGTCCTTCAACCAGCTCATACCCAACTCCAAGATCTACTTCACCCCCCAGCCCCTCTTCTTCGACGTGACTACCGACTGGGCGGCCACCCTGCAGAAGATGGTGACCAGCGGGGCCGACGTCAAGGCCTCCCTGGACGAGCTGGCGGAGAGCATCAACAAGAAGATGGCCGACGCGGGCATCACCCAGTAG